One genomic segment of Panicum virgatum strain AP13 chromosome 2N, P.virgatum_v5, whole genome shotgun sequence includes these proteins:
- the LOC120659837 gene encoding putative aldehyde oxidase-like protein isoform X4, translated as MAAATAAVVERLVFALNGRRYEVAAADVDPSTRLVEFIRTRTPFKGTKLGCGEGGCGACVVLIAKYNPKTDEVTEFNASSCLTLLYSINFCSVITTEGLGNTQDGFHAVQKRMSGFHASQCGFCTPGMCMSIFASLINADKSKRPEPPKGFSKLKVSEAEKAFSGNMCRCTGYRPIVDACRSFASDVDLEDLGLNIFWKRSDKNPDVSELPSYTLGGGVCTFPDFLKSEIKSSLNHLNDVYISASREGWYHPRSIKEYYELINSCLYSDSVKVVVGHTSSGVPGYKDQDLYNKYIDISGIPELSNIVKKESGFEIGAATTISRTIEILKQECESISSPNGCVVFRKLADHMSKVANPFVRNTASIGGNIILAQKYPFPSDIATILLGAGATVCLQVVTERRQITLEEFLEQPPLDPTTLLLSIFIPHWISDYQAETSLLFETYRAAPRPLGNAVSYVNCAFLGLSSVDEQSDTLVLSNLRLAFGAYGTEHAIRAKMVEKFLTGKSLTALVVLGAVRLLRETIVPMEGTSHPEYRVSAAVGFLFSFLSPLAKGIPEPGKALTSGWSDSADTDDVRNLPLSSRRETISNGDYKPVGEPIKKYAVELQASGEAVYVDDIPAPKNCLYGEFIYSTQPLAYVKNIKFKSSLASTKIINVVTAKDIPRGGENIGSSFVFGDEPLFGDPIAEYAGQALGIVIAETQRYADMAAKQVIIEYDTKDLSPPVLTVEQAVENSSYFSIPQEYSPKEVGDFSRGMAEADHKIPAAEVKLASEYYFYMETQTALAIPDEDNTLVVYSSSQYPEFAQRVIARCLGIPFSNVRVITRRVGGGFGGKAFRSFQVATAAALCAYKLRRPVRMYLNRNTDMVMVGGRHPVKACYSVGFKSDGKITALHLDLLINAGISPDASPIIPGTIISSVKKYNWGALSFDIKLCKTNNTSKSVMRAPGDTQGSLIADAIIEHVASVLSVDANSVREKNFHTYDTLQLFYPDNAGEASEYTLHSIFDRLASTSSYLDRAESIKQFNSSNKWWKRGISCVPLIFRAEQKPAPARVSVLNDGSIVVEVGGIEIGQGLWTKVQQMTAFALGQLWENGYEDLLERVRVIQADTLNLIQGGLTAGSTGSEASCAATLQACNMLIGRLKPVLDRLQQQSENVSWDTLISQASKENVYLSASAYWVPDQDSYRWYSFCSF; from the exons atggcggcggcgacggcagcggtggtTGAGAGGCTGGTGTTCGCGTTGAACGGGCGGCGGTAcgaggtggccgccgccgacgtggACCCGTCGACGAGGCTGGTGGAGTTCATCCGGACGCGGACGCCGTTCAAGGGCACCAAGCTCGGCTGCGGCGAAG GTGGTTGTGGGGCTTGTGTTGTCCTTATAGCAAAGTATAACCCCAAGACGGATGAAGTGACTGAATTTAACGCAAGTTCATGCCTGACACTTCTTTACAGTATAAATTTCTGTTCAGTTATCACGACTGAGGGTCTGGGGAATACTCAGGATGGCTTTCATGCTGTTCAGAAAAGGATGTCTGGGTTTCATGCCTCTCAGTGTGGCTTCTGCACTCCTGGAATGTGCATGTCTATTTTCGCCTCCCTTATCAATGCTGACAAATCCAAGAGGCCCGAACCACCAAAAGGGTTCTCAAAACTAAAAGTATCAGAAGCAGAAAAAGCCTTCTCAGGGAACATGTGTAGATGCACTGGTTATCGTCCAATTGTTGATGCCTGCAGAAGTTTTGCATCAGATGTTGACTTGGAGGATTTGGGCCTTAATATATTCTGGAAGAGAAGCGATAAGAATCCAGACGTTAGTGAATTGCCAAGTTACACTCTTGGTGGTGGAGTCTGCACTTTCCCAGACTTCCTAAAATCTGAGATAAAATCTTCTCTTAACCATCTGAATGATGTTTATATTTCAGCATCCAGGGAGGGTTGGTATCATCCGAGAAGTATCAAAGAGTATTATGAGCTAATAAATTCTTGTTTATATAGTGACTCTGTCAAAGTGGTTGTTGGGCATACTAGTAGTGGTGTACCCGGATACAAGGATCAAGACCTCTACAATAAGTATATTGACATAAGTGGCATTCCCGAACTTTCAAATATTGTGAAAAAAGAGTCAGGCTTTGAAATTGGAGCTGCTACAACAATTTCTAGGACCATTGAGATACTTAAGCAAGAATGTGAATCTATATCCTCTCCAAATGGCTGTGTAGTTTTCAGAAAACTTGCTGACCACATGAGCAAAGTTGCCAACCCGTTTGTCCGCAACACAGCTAGTATTGGAGGAAACATAATTTTGGCACAAAAATACCCATTTCCCTCAGACATTGCAACCATACTTCTCGGTGCTGGCGCAACTGTTTGTCTTCAGGTTGTTACAGAACGAAGGCAAATTACTTTGGAAGAGTTCCTAGAGCAGCCTCCTTTGGATCCTACTACTTTACTCCTGAGCATATTTATTCCACATTGGATTTCAGATTATCAAGCAGAAACAAGCTTGTTATTTGAAACTTACCGAGCAGCACCTCGTCCTCTTGGCAATGCTGTTTCATATGTAAATTGTGCATTCTTGGGGCTTTCTTCTGTGGATGAACAATCAGATACTCTTGTATTGAGTAATCTGCGCTTGGCTTTTGGTGCATATGGGACAGAACATGCTATAAGAGCCAAGATGGTGGAGAAATTCCTAACTGGTAAATCACTTACTGCATTGGTTGTACTAGGAGCAGTTCGGTTACTTAGAGAAACGATTGTACCAATGGAGGGAACATCACATCCTGAATATAGAGTCAGTGCAGCTGTTGGGTTCCTCTTTAGTTTCCTATCTCCGCTTGCCAAAGGCATCCCAGAGCCTGGAAAAGCTCTGACCAGTGGCTGGTCTGATTCAGCAGATACAGATGATGTACGTAACCTGCCGTTGTCATCACGTCGAGAAACAATTTCCAACGGCGATTATAAACCGGTTGGTGAGCCAATTAAGAAGTATGCCGTTGAACTTCAAGCTTCTG GGGAGGCAgtttatgtggatgatattcCTGCTCCAAAGAATTGCCTCTATGGGGAATTTATTTACAGCACACAACCTCTTGCTTATGTCAAGAATATTAAGTTCAAATCTTCTTTAGCATCAACTAAGATCATCAATGTTGTTACTGCGAAGGATATTCCACGTGGAGGAGAAAATATTGGATCTTCCTTCGTGTTTGGGGATGAGCCATTGTTTGGGGATCCAATTGCTGAGTATGCTGGACAAGCTCTAGGCATTGTG ATTGCAGAAACACAGAGGTATGCTGACATGGCAGCTAAGCAGGTTATTATTGAATATGACACAAAAGATTTGAGTCCACCGGTCTTAACTGTGGAACAAGCTGTGGAAAACAGTAGCTACTTCAGTATTCCCCAAGAATATTCTCCtaaagaagttggtgatttctcgAGGGGCATGGCAGAAGCTGATCACAAGATCCCAGCAGCAGAA GTAAAACTGGCCTCTGAGTACTACTTCTACATGGAAACACAAACAGCACTTGCAATTCCAGATGAGGATAATACCTTGGTAGTCTACAGTTCGTCGCAGTATCCTGAGTTTGCGCAACGTGTCATAGCAAGGTGCCTGGGCATTCCATTCAGTAATGTGCGTGTCATTACAAGAAGGGTTGGAGGAGGCTTTGGAGGAAAGGCATTCAGATCATTCCAA GTCGCAACGGCAGCTGCACTTTGTGCATACAAGCTACGACGTCCTGTCCGAATGTACCTTAATCGCAACACTGATATGGTAATGGTTGGTGGTAGGCACCCAGTGAAAGCTTGTTATTCTGTTGGATTCAAATCTGATGGGAAAATTACAGCCTTGCATCTAGATTTATTAATTAACGCTGGGATATCTCCAGATGCAAGCCCCATTATACCAGGCACTATTATATCTAGTGTCAAGAAATACAACTGGGGTGCTCTGTCATTTGACATCAAACTCTGCAAAACAAATAATACATCTAAATCTGTTATGCGTGCTCCGGGAGACACACAAGGCTCTCTAATTGCTGATGCTATAATTGAACATGTCGCGTCCGTGCTTTCAGTTGATGCTAACAGCGTGAGGGAAAAGAATTTTCACACCTATGATACTCTTCAGCTGTTCTACCCAGACAATGCAGGCGAAGCTTCTGAGTACACATTACATTCAATTTTTGATAGATTGGCATCAACTTCAAGCTACCTTGATCGAGCTGAATCCATAAAGCAGTTTAACAGTAGCAACAAGTGGTGGAAACGCGGCATCTCTTGTGTGCCCCTCATTTTCAGAGCTGAACAGAAGCCAGCTCCAGCACGGGTTTCTGTGCTCAATGATGGCTCCATAGTGGTGGAGGTTGGAGGAATCGAAATCGGGCAAGGACTGTGGACTAAAGTACAACAGATGACGGCCTTTGCTCTAGGACAATTGTGGGAAAATGGGTATGAAGATCTTCTTGAGAGAGTGCGTGTTATACAGGCTGACACTTTGAACTTAATACAAGGTGGACTTACTGCTGGTAGCACTGGATCTGAAGCTAGTTGCGCCGCAACCCTGCAGGCGTGCAATATGCTGATTGGCAGATTAAAGCCAGTCTTGGATAGGCTGCAGCAGCAATCTGAAAATGTCTCATGGGATACTTTGATTTCTCAG GCTTCCAAAGAAAATGTTTATTTATCTGCGAGTGCATACTGGGTACCTGATCAAGATTCTTACAG GTGGTATTCTTTCTGTTCATTCTGA
- the LOC120659837 gene encoding putative aldehyde oxidase-like protein isoform X2, with amino-acid sequence MAAATAAVVERLVFALNGRRYEVAAADVDPSTRLVEFIRTRTPFKGTKLGCGEGGCGACVVLIAKYNPKTDEVTEFNASSCLTLLYSINFCSVITTEGLGNTQDGFHAVQKRMSGFHASQCGFCTPGMCMSIFASLINADKSKRPEPPKGFSKLKVSEAEKAFSGNMCRCTGYRPIVDACRSFASDVDLEDLGLNIFWKRSDKNPDVSELPSYTLGGGVCTFPDFLKSEIKSSLNHLNDVYISASREGWYHPRSIKEYYELINSCLYSDSVKVVVGHTSSGVPGYKDQDLYNKYIDISGIPELSNIVKKESGFEIGAATTISRTIEILKQECESISSPNGCVVFRKLADHMSKVANPFVRNTASIGGNIILAQKYPFPSDIATILLGAGATVCLQVVTERRQITLEEFLEQPPLDPTTLLLSIFIPHWISDYQAETSLLFETYRAAPRPLGNAVSYVNCAFLGLSSVDEQSDTLVLSNLRLAFGAYGTEHAIRAKMVEKFLTGKSLTALVVLGAVRLLRETIVPMEGTSHPEYRVSAAVGFLFSFLSPLAKGIPEPGKALTSGWSDSADTDDVRNLPLSSRRETISNGDYKPVGEPIKKYAVELQASGEAVYVDDIPAPKNCLYGEFIYSTQPLAYVKNIKFKSSLASTKIINVVTAKDIPRGGENIGSSFVFGDEPLFGDPIAEYAGQALGIVIAETQRYADMAAKQVIIEYDTKDLSPPVLTVEQAVENSSYFSIPQEYSPKEVGDFSRGMAEADHKIPAAEVKLASEYYFYMETQTALAIPDEDNTLVVYSSSQYPEFAQRVIARCLGIPFSNVRVITRRVGGGFGGKAFRSFQVATAAALCAYKLRRPVRMYLNRNTDMVMVGGRHPVKACYSVGFKSDGKITALHLDLLINAGISPDASPIIPGTIISSVKKYNWGALSFDIKLCKTNNTSKSVMRAPGDTQGSLIADAIIEHVASVLSVDANSVREKNFHTYDTLQLFYPDNAGEASEYTLHSIFDRLASTSSYLDRAESIKQFNSSNKWWKRGISCVPLIFRAEQKPAPARVSVLNDGSIVVEVGGIEIGQGLWTKVQQMTAFALGQLWENGYEDLLERVRVIQADTLNLIQGGLTAGSTGSEASCAATLQACNMLIGRLKPVLDRLQQQSENVSWDTLISQASKENVYLSASAYWVPDQDSYRYLNYGAGISEVEIDLLTGAITILRGDLVYDCGKSMNPAVDLGQIEGSFIQGIGFFVYEEYVTNSDGLMISNSTWDYKIPSVDIIPKQFNAELVVNLL; translated from the exons atggcggcggcgacggcagcggtggtTGAGAGGCTGGTGTTCGCGTTGAACGGGCGGCGGTAcgaggtggccgccgccgacgtggACCCGTCGACGAGGCTGGTGGAGTTCATCCGGACGCGGACGCCGTTCAAGGGCACCAAGCTCGGCTGCGGCGAAG GTGGTTGTGGGGCTTGTGTTGTCCTTATAGCAAAGTATAACCCCAAGACGGATGAAGTGACTGAATTTAACGCAAGTTCATGCCTGACACTTCTTTACAGTATAAATTTCTGTTCAGTTATCACGACTGAGGGTCTGGGGAATACTCAGGATGGCTTTCATGCTGTTCAGAAAAGGATGTCTGGGTTTCATGCCTCTCAGTGTGGCTTCTGCACTCCTGGAATGTGCATGTCTATTTTCGCCTCCCTTATCAATGCTGACAAATCCAAGAGGCCCGAACCACCAAAAGGGTTCTCAAAACTAAAAGTATCAGAAGCAGAAAAAGCCTTCTCAGGGAACATGTGTAGATGCACTGGTTATCGTCCAATTGTTGATGCCTGCAGAAGTTTTGCATCAGATGTTGACTTGGAGGATTTGGGCCTTAATATATTCTGGAAGAGAAGCGATAAGAATCCAGACGTTAGTGAATTGCCAAGTTACACTCTTGGTGGTGGAGTCTGCACTTTCCCAGACTTCCTAAAATCTGAGATAAAATCTTCTCTTAACCATCTGAATGATGTTTATATTTCAGCATCCAGGGAGGGTTGGTATCATCCGAGAAGTATCAAAGAGTATTATGAGCTAATAAATTCTTGTTTATATAGTGACTCTGTCAAAGTGGTTGTTGGGCATACTAGTAGTGGTGTACCCGGATACAAGGATCAAGACCTCTACAATAAGTATATTGACATAAGTGGCATTCCCGAACTTTCAAATATTGTGAAAAAAGAGTCAGGCTTTGAAATTGGAGCTGCTACAACAATTTCTAGGACCATTGAGATACTTAAGCAAGAATGTGAATCTATATCCTCTCCAAATGGCTGTGTAGTTTTCAGAAAACTTGCTGACCACATGAGCAAAGTTGCCAACCCGTTTGTCCGCAACACAGCTAGTATTGGAGGAAACATAATTTTGGCACAAAAATACCCATTTCCCTCAGACATTGCAACCATACTTCTCGGTGCTGGCGCAACTGTTTGTCTTCAGGTTGTTACAGAACGAAGGCAAATTACTTTGGAAGAGTTCCTAGAGCAGCCTCCTTTGGATCCTACTACTTTACTCCTGAGCATATTTATTCCACATTGGATTTCAGATTATCAAGCAGAAACAAGCTTGTTATTTGAAACTTACCGAGCAGCACCTCGTCCTCTTGGCAATGCTGTTTCATATGTAAATTGTGCATTCTTGGGGCTTTCTTCTGTGGATGAACAATCAGATACTCTTGTATTGAGTAATCTGCGCTTGGCTTTTGGTGCATATGGGACAGAACATGCTATAAGAGCCAAGATGGTGGAGAAATTCCTAACTGGTAAATCACTTACTGCATTGGTTGTACTAGGAGCAGTTCGGTTACTTAGAGAAACGATTGTACCAATGGAGGGAACATCACATCCTGAATATAGAGTCAGTGCAGCTGTTGGGTTCCTCTTTAGTTTCCTATCTCCGCTTGCCAAAGGCATCCCAGAGCCTGGAAAAGCTCTGACCAGTGGCTGGTCTGATTCAGCAGATACAGATGATGTACGTAACCTGCCGTTGTCATCACGTCGAGAAACAATTTCCAACGGCGATTATAAACCGGTTGGTGAGCCAATTAAGAAGTATGCCGTTGAACTTCAAGCTTCTG GGGAGGCAgtttatgtggatgatattcCTGCTCCAAAGAATTGCCTCTATGGGGAATTTATTTACAGCACACAACCTCTTGCTTATGTCAAGAATATTAAGTTCAAATCTTCTTTAGCATCAACTAAGATCATCAATGTTGTTACTGCGAAGGATATTCCACGTGGAGGAGAAAATATTGGATCTTCCTTCGTGTTTGGGGATGAGCCATTGTTTGGGGATCCAATTGCTGAGTATGCTGGACAAGCTCTAGGCATTGTG ATTGCAGAAACACAGAGGTATGCTGACATGGCAGCTAAGCAGGTTATTATTGAATATGACACAAAAGATTTGAGTCCACCGGTCTTAACTGTGGAACAAGCTGTGGAAAACAGTAGCTACTTCAGTATTCCCCAAGAATATTCTCCtaaagaagttggtgatttctcgAGGGGCATGGCAGAAGCTGATCACAAGATCCCAGCAGCAGAA GTAAAACTGGCCTCTGAGTACTACTTCTACATGGAAACACAAACAGCACTTGCAATTCCAGATGAGGATAATACCTTGGTAGTCTACAGTTCGTCGCAGTATCCTGAGTTTGCGCAACGTGTCATAGCAAGGTGCCTGGGCATTCCATTCAGTAATGTGCGTGTCATTACAAGAAGGGTTGGAGGAGGCTTTGGAGGAAAGGCATTCAGATCATTCCAA GTCGCAACGGCAGCTGCACTTTGTGCATACAAGCTACGACGTCCTGTCCGAATGTACCTTAATCGCAACACTGATATGGTAATGGTTGGTGGTAGGCACCCAGTGAAAGCTTGTTATTCTGTTGGATTCAAATCTGATGGGAAAATTACAGCCTTGCATCTAGATTTATTAATTAACGCTGGGATATCTCCAGATGCAAGCCCCATTATACCAGGCACTATTATATCTAGTGTCAAGAAATACAACTGGGGTGCTCTGTCATTTGACATCAAACTCTGCAAAACAAATAATACATCTAAATCTGTTATGCGTGCTCCGGGAGACACACAAGGCTCTCTAATTGCTGATGCTATAATTGAACATGTCGCGTCCGTGCTTTCAGTTGATGCTAACAGCGTGAGGGAAAAGAATTTTCACACCTATGATACTCTTCAGCTGTTCTACCCAGACAATGCAGGCGAAGCTTCTGAGTACACATTACATTCAATTTTTGATAGATTGGCATCAACTTCAAGCTACCTTGATCGAGCTGAATCCATAAAGCAGTTTAACAGTAGCAACAAGTGGTGGAAACGCGGCATCTCTTGTGTGCCCCTCATTTTCAGAGCTGAACAGAAGCCAGCTCCAGCACGGGTTTCTGTGCTCAATGATGGCTCCATAGTGGTGGAGGTTGGAGGAATCGAAATCGGGCAAGGACTGTGGACTAAAGTACAACAGATGACGGCCTTTGCTCTAGGACAATTGTGGGAAAATGGGTATGAAGATCTTCTTGAGAGAGTGCGTGTTATACAGGCTGACACTTTGAACTTAATACAAGGTGGACTTACTGCTGGTAGCACTGGATCTGAAGCTAGTTGCGCCGCAACCCTGCAGGCGTGCAATATGCTGATTGGCAGATTAAAGCCAGTCTTGGATAGGCTGCAGCAGCAATCTGAAAATGTCTCATGGGATACTTTGATTTCTCAG GCTTCCAAAGAAAATGTTTATTTATCTGCGAGTGCATACTGGGTACCTGATCAAGATTCTTACAGGTACCTGAACTATGGAGCTGGTATAAGTGAG GTGGAGATTGATCTTCTTACAGGAGCAATTACTATATTAAGGGGTGATCTTGTGTATGACTGTGGAAAGAGCATGAACCCTGCTGTGGACTTAGGCCAG ATTGAAGGTTCCTTTATACAGGGAATTGGCTTCTTCGTATATGAAGAATATGTTACGAACAGTGATGGCTTGATGATTAGCAACAGCACATGGGACTACAAGATCCCAAGCGTCGACATAATCCCAAAGCAGTTTAATGCTGAG CTTGTGGTGAACCTGCTTTGA